A single Leguminivora glycinivorella isolate SPB_JAAS2020 chromosome 25, LegGlyc_1.1, whole genome shotgun sequence DNA region contains:
- the LOC125239219 gene encoding uncharacterized protein LOC125239219, with amino-acid sequence MSSEHIPALTMVSVKILVLLALVALASAAPHGGAGDIAGKIKGGVSAGEGIVDQGEEGCEKGAEGVAKKAPVVGSGIAGGIGAAGGIFKKGEKIVESGWDSIYGIFSGFAPC; translated from the exons atgagCTCAGAGCACATTCCGGCGCTCACCATGGTTTCCGTCAAAATTCTCGTTCTTCTTGCTTTG GTTGCTTTGGCGTCAGCCGCACCACAT GGTGGCGCAGGAGACATAGCAGGTAAAATCAAAGGCGGGGTGTCAGCAGGCGAGGGAATAGTCGACCAAGGCGAGGAAGGCTGCGAGAAAGGCGCGGAAGGCGTGGCCAAAAAGGCGCCTGTCGTCGGTAGCGGGATAGCCGGGGGTATCGGCGCCGCGGGGGGGATATTTAAGAAGGGGGAGAAGATTGTGGAGAGCGGATGGGATTCGATCTATGGAATATTCAGTGGTTTTGCCCCTTGCTAA